The following coding sequences are from one Pseudonocardia sp. HH130630-07 window:
- the rplJ gene encoding 50S ribosomal protein L10, protein MAAPDKVAAVEEITNRFRESNASVVTEYRGLSVAKLTQLRRDLGSDANFRVAKNTLVKRAAADAGIEGLDDLFAGPTAITFVQGEAVDAAKALKKFAKDNPGLEIKGGYMDGRALSVAEIEQLADLESREVLLAKLAGAMKANMSKAASLFSQPASQVARLAQALADKKADGGESAPAAADGDSAES, encoded by the coding sequence ATGGCAGCACCCGACAAGGTCGCGGCGGTCGAGGAGATCACCAACCGCTTCCGCGAGTCGAACGCCTCGGTCGTCACCGAGTACCGCGGGCTCAGCGTCGCCAAGCTGACCCAGCTGCGCCGGGACCTGGGGTCGGACGCGAACTTCCGCGTCGCGAAGAACACCCTGGTCAAGCGCGCGGCCGCGGACGCCGGGATCGAGGGTCTCGACGACCTGTTCGCCGGGCCGACCGCGATCACGTTCGTCCAGGGCGAAGCCGTCGACGCCGCCAAGGCGCTGAAGAAGTTCGCCAAGGACAACCCCGGCCTGGAGATCAAGGGCGGGTACATGGACGGGCGCGCCCTGTCCGTCGCCGAGATCGAGCAGCTCGCGGACCTCGAGTCCCGCGAGGTGCTGCTGGCCAAGCTGGCCGGCGCGATGAAGGCGAACATGTCGAAGGCCGCTTCGCTGTTCAGCCAGCCGGCCTCGCAGGTTGCCCGGCTCGCCCAGGCGCTCGCCGACAAGAAGGCCGACGGTGGCGAGTCCGCCCCGGCCGCGGCCGACGGCGACTCCGCCGAGAGCTGA
- the rplL gene encoding 50S ribosomal protein L7/L12, which produces MAKLSSDDLLDAFKELTLLELSDFVKKFEETFDVTAAAPVAVAAAGPAGAAAPAEEEKDEFDVVLEGAGDKKIQVIKVVREVVSGLGLKEAKDLVESAPKPLLEGVTKEAAEAAKTKLEEAGAKISLK; this is translated from the coding sequence ATGGCGAAGCTGTCCAGCGACGACCTGCTCGACGCCTTCAAGGAGCTCACCCTCCTGGAGCTCTCGGACTTCGTGAAGAAGTTCGAGGAGACCTTCGACGTCACCGCCGCCGCCCCGGTCGCCGTCGCGGCCGCCGGCCCGGCCGGTGCCGCGGCCCCCGCCGAGGAGGAGAAGGACGAGTTCGACGTCGTCCTCGAGGGCGCCGGCGACAAGAAGATCCAGGTCATCAAGGTCGTCCGTGAGGTCGTCTCGGGCCTGGGCCTGAAGGAGGCCAAGGACCTCGTCGAGAGCGCGCCGAAGCCGCTGCTCGAGGGTGTCACCAAGGAGGCCGCCGAGGCCGCCAAGACCAAGCTCGAGGAGGCCGGCGCGAAGATCAGCCTCAAGTGA
- the rpoB gene encoding DNA-directed RNA polymerase subunit beta, whose protein sequence is MAVSRAAATTSTLSASANPNYPGAPTRVTFAKIAEPLEVPDLLDLQIQSYEWLVGSEAWFQRRIEAGDEMPVSGLEEILTEISPIEDFSGSMSLSFSDPRFDEVKASVEECRDKDMTYGAPLFVTAEFTNNTTGEIKSQTVFMGEFPVMTDKGTFIINGTERVVVSQLVRSPGVYFDHAIDKTTEKDVYSVKVIPSRGAWLEFDVDKRDTVGVRVDRKRRQPVTVLLKALGWTAEQIGERFGFSETIMTTLEKDNTAGQDEALLDIYRKLRPGEPPTRESAQALLENLFFKDKRYDLAKVGRYKANKKLGLDVGIPTGTLTEEDIATTIEYLVRLHAGETSMTSGQGDAATEIPVETDDIDHFGNRRIRTVGELIQNQVRVGLSRTERVVRERMTTQDVEAITPQTLINTRPITAAIREFFGTSQLSQFMDQHNPLAGLTHKRRLNALGPGGLSRERAGMEVRDVHPSHYGRMCPIETPEGPNIGLIGSLASYARINPFGFIETPYRKVTEGVVTSQIDYLTADEEDRFVVAQANARLNDDGSFAEDRILVRRKGGEVDLISPTGVDYIDVSPRQMVSVATAMIPFLEHDDANRALMGANMQRQSVPLLRSESPLVGTGMELRAAVDAGDVVTAEAAGVVEELCADYITVMDDEGQRQTYRLNKFRRSNQGTCNNQKPIVDEGARVEVGQVLADGPCTENGEMALGKNLLVAIMPWEGHNYEDAIILSQRLVQDDVLTSIHIEEHEIDARDTKLGAEEITRDIPNVSEDVLADLDERGIIRIGAEVQPGDILVGKVTPKGETELTPEERLLRAIFGEKAREVRDTSLKVPHGEYGKVIGIRVFSRDDDDELAPGVNELVRVYVAQKRKISDGDKLAGRHGNKGVIGKILPQEDMPFLPDGTPVDIILNTHGVPRRMNIGQILETHLGWIAKSGWEIEGRPEWAERMPEELYSVPADTNTATPVFDGAREGEITGLLASTRPNRDGERMVGPDGKAQLLDGRSGEPYPFPVAVGYMYILKLAHLVDDKIHARSTGPYSMITQQPLGGKAQFGGQRFGEMECWAMQAYGAAYTLQELLTIKSDDVVGRVKVYEAIVKGENIPEPGIPESFKVLLKELQSLCLNVEVLSSDGAAIEMRDADDEDLERAAANLGINLSSRPGSESMTVDDVVN, encoded by the coding sequence TTGGCTGTCTCCCGCGCCGCCGCGACCACCTCGACCCTCTCCGCTTCGGCGAACCCGAACTACCCCGGCGCACCGACCCGGGTCACCTTCGCGAAGATCGCAGAGCCGCTGGAGGTCCCCGACCTCCTCGACCTGCAGATCCAGTCCTACGAGTGGCTCGTCGGCAGTGAGGCCTGGTTCCAGCGCCGGATCGAGGCCGGTGACGAGATGCCGGTCAGCGGGCTGGAGGAGATCCTCACCGAGATCTCGCCGATCGAGGACTTCTCCGGGTCGATGTCGCTGTCCTTCTCCGACCCCCGCTTCGACGAGGTCAAGGCCTCCGTCGAGGAGTGCCGGGACAAGGACATGACCTACGGTGCCCCGCTGTTCGTCACGGCGGAGTTCACCAACAACACCACCGGTGAGATCAAGTCCCAGACGGTCTTCATGGGCGAGTTCCCCGTGATGACCGACAAGGGCACGTTCATCATCAACGGCACCGAGCGCGTCGTCGTGTCGCAGCTCGTCCGCTCGCCGGGTGTCTACTTCGACCACGCGATCGACAAGACGACCGAGAAGGACGTCTACTCGGTCAAGGTCATCCCCAGCCGGGGTGCCTGGCTGGAGTTCGACGTCGACAAGCGCGACACCGTCGGCGTCCGGGTCGACCGCAAGCGCCGGCAGCCGGTCACCGTGCTGCTGAAGGCCCTGGGGTGGACCGCCGAGCAGATCGGTGAGCGTTTCGGGTTCTCCGAGACGATCATGACGACGCTCGAGAAGGACAACACCGCGGGCCAGGACGAGGCGCTGCTCGACATCTACCGCAAGCTGCGCCCCGGCGAGCCGCCGACGCGGGAGAGCGCCCAGGCGCTCCTGGAGAACCTGTTCTTCAAGGACAAGCGGTACGACCTGGCCAAGGTCGGGCGGTACAAGGCCAACAAGAAGCTCGGTCTCGACGTCGGGATCCCGACGGGCACGCTGACCGAGGAGGACATCGCCACGACGATCGAGTACCTCGTCCGGCTGCACGCCGGCGAGACCTCGATGACGTCCGGCCAGGGCGACGCGGCCACCGAGATCCCGGTCGAGACCGACGACATCGACCACTTCGGCAACCGCCGGATCCGGACCGTCGGCGAGCTGATCCAGAACCAGGTGCGGGTCGGGCTGTCCCGGACCGAGCGCGTCGTCCGCGAGCGGATGACCACGCAGGACGTCGAGGCCATCACGCCGCAGACCCTGATCAACACCCGGCCGATCACGGCCGCGATCCGGGAGTTCTTCGGCACCTCGCAGCTGTCCCAGTTCATGGACCAGCACAACCCGCTCGCGGGCCTGACGCACAAGCGCCGGCTCAACGCGCTGGGCCCGGGCGGTCTGTCCCGGGAGCGCGCGGGCATGGAGGTCCGTGACGTCCACCCGTCGCACTACGGCCGGATGTGCCCGATCGAGACCCCCGAGGGTCCGAACATCGGTCTGATCGGCTCGCTGGCGTCCTACGCGCGGATCAACCCGTTCGGCTTCATCGAGACGCCGTATCGGAAGGTCACCGAGGGTGTCGTCACCTCGCAGATCGACTACCTGACCGCCGACGAGGAGGACCGCTTCGTCGTCGCCCAGGCCAACGCCCGGCTGAACGACGACGGCTCCTTCGCCGAGGACCGGATCCTGGTGCGCCGCAAGGGCGGCGAGGTCGACCTGATCTCGCCGACCGGTGTCGACTACATCGACGTCTCGCCGCGCCAGATGGTGTCGGTCGCGACCGCGATGATCCCGTTCCTCGAGCACGACGACGCGAACCGCGCCCTGATGGGCGCGAACATGCAGCGTCAGTCGGTGCCGCTGCTCCGTTCCGAGTCGCCGCTGGTCGGCACCGGCATGGAGCTGCGTGCCGCGGTCGACGCCGGCGACGTCGTGACCGCCGAGGCGGCGGGTGTGGTCGAGGAGCTGTGCGCCGACTACATCACCGTCATGGACGACGAGGGGCAGCGTCAGACCTACCGGCTGAACAAGTTCCGCCGCTCGAACCAGGGCACCTGCAACAACCAGAAGCCGATCGTCGACGAGGGCGCGCGGGTCGAGGTGGGCCAGGTGCTCGCCGACGGGCCGTGCACCGAGAACGGCGAGATGGCGCTGGGCAAGAACCTGCTCGTGGCGATCATGCCGTGGGAGGGCCACAACTACGAGGACGCGATCATCCTGTCGCAGCGCCTCGTCCAGGACGACGTCCTCACCTCGATCCACATCGAGGAGCACGAGATCGACGCCCGGGACACCAAGCTCGGCGCCGAGGAGATCACCCGGGACATCCCGAACGTCTCCGAGGACGTGCTCGCCGACCTCGACGAGCGCGGCATCATCCGGATCGGCGCCGAGGTCCAGCCCGGCGACATCCTGGTCGGCAAGGTCACGCCGAAGGGCGAGACCGAGCTGACCCCGGAGGAGCGCCTGCTCCGCGCGATCTTCGGTGAGAAGGCGCGCGAGGTCCGCGACACCTCGCTCAAGGTCCCGCACGGCGAGTACGGCAAGGTCATCGGCATCCGGGTCTTCTCCCGCGACGACGACGACGAGCTGGCCCCCGGTGTGAACGAGCTGGTCCGCGTCTACGTGGCCCAGAAGCGCAAGATCTCCGACGGCGACAAGCTCGCCGGCCGGCACGGCAACAAGGGCGTCATCGGCAAGATCCTCCCGCAGGAGGACATGCCGTTCCTGCCCGACGGCACGCCGGTCGACATCATCCTGAACACCCACGGTGTTCCGCGACGGATGAACATCGGCCAGATCCTGGAGACCCACCTCGGGTGGATCGCCAAGTCCGGCTGGGAGATCGAGGGCCGGCCCGAGTGGGCCGAGCGGATGCCCGAGGAGCTGTACTCGGTGCCCGCCGACACCAACACCGCCACCCCGGTCTTCGACGGTGCGCGCGAGGGCGAGATCACCGGCCTCCTCGCGTCGACCCGTCCGAACCGGGACGGCGAGCGGATGGTCGGCCCGGACGGGAAGGCGCAGCTGCTCGACGGGCGTTCCGGCGAGCCGTACCCGTTCCCGGTCGCGGTCGGCTACATGTACATCCTGAAGCTGGCCCACCTCGTGGACGACAAGATCCACGCCCGGTCGACCGGCCCCTACTCGATGATCACCCAGCAGCCGCTGGGCGGTAAGGCGCAGTTCGGTGGCCAGCGCTTCGGTGAGATGGAGTGCTGGGCGATGCAGGCGTACGGCGCGGCCTACACCCTGCAGGAGCTGCTGACGATCAAGTCCGACGACGTCGTGGGCCGCGTGAAGGTCTACGAGGCGATCGTCAAGGGCGAGAACATCCCGGAGCCGGGGATCCCCGAGTCGTTCAAGGTGCTGCTGAAGGAACTGCAGTCGCTGTGCCTGAACGTCGAGGTGCTCTCCAGCGACGGCGCGGCGATCGAGATGCGGGACGCCGACGACGAGGACCTCGAGCGTGCCGCGGCGAACCTGGGCATCAACCTGTCCAGCCGCCCGGGCTCGGAGTCGATGACCGTCGACGACGTCGTCAACTGA
- a CDS encoding DNA-directed RNA polymerase subunit beta': protein MLDVNFFDELRIGLATAEGIRQWSHGEVKKPETINYRTLKPEKDGLFCEKIFGPTRDWECYCGKYKRVRFKGIICERCGVEVTRAKVRRERMGHIELAAPVTHIWYFKGVPSRLGYLLDLAPKDLEKIIYFAAYVITSVNTELRHNDMSTLENEMSVERRRIEQTRDADLEARAQKLESDIAELEAEGAKGDVRRKVKDGGEREMRQLRDRAQRELDRLEEIWTTFTKLDVQQLIADESIYRELYDRYGDYFTGAMGAEAIQKLLENFDIPAEAEKLREIIRSGKGQKKLRALKRLKVVAAFQTTGNSPMGMVLDCVPVIPPDLRPMVQLDGGRFATSDLNDLYRRVINRNNRLKRLIDLGAPEIIVNNEKRMLQESVDALFDNGRRGRPVTGPGNRPLKSLSDLLKGKQGRFRQNLLGKRVDYSGRSVIVVGPQLKLHQCGLPKQMALELFKPFVMKRLVDLNHAQNIKSAKRMVERGRSQVWDVLEEVISEHPVLLNRAPTLHRLGIQAFEPQLVEGKAIQLHPLVCEAFNADFDGDQMAVHLPLSAEAQSEARVLMLSSNNILSPASGRPLAMPRLDMVTGLFHLTRLREEAQGAGNHYGSSAEAIMAYDRKVLHLQAPIKIRLPDVTPTPGAASETVNDEGVWTAETTLGRVLFNELLPADYPFVNEPLPKKRQATIVNDLAERYSMTEVAQVLDRLKDAGFFWATRSGVTISIADVLVPPSKAGILENYEAKADQVNKRYQRGALSHQERNDEMVKIWSQATEEVAKAMEENFPEDNPIPTIVQSGAAGNMTQIRQLAGMKGLVANPKGEFIPRPIKASYREGLTVLEYFISTHGTRKGLADTALRTADSGYLTRRLVDVSQDVIVRDVDCGTERAISMPVTEETSDGRLIPHRYLRTSVYARSSAEEVTAADGSVIVGRGDDLGDQALDALVDAGVKQIRVRSALTCASATGICGTCYGRSMATGQLVDVGEAVGIVAAQSIGEPGTQLTMRTFKQGGVAGDDITTGLPRVTELFEARVPRGKAPIADVDGRIRIEDGDRFWKITLIPDDGSEEIAYEKLSKRQWLGMTTVDGVERPLADGDHVTVGQLLLEGTADPHEVLRVMGPREVQLHLVREVQKVYRTQSVDIHDKHIEVIVRQMLRRVTIIDSGATEFLPGALAERGEFESENRRVVAEGNEPASGRPVLMGITKASLATESWLSAASFQETTRILTDAAINGKRDKLVGLKENVIIGKLIPAGTGINRYRNIQVQPTEEARAAAYALPSYDDGYYSPDVFGTGTGAAVPLDDYDFGRDYR from the coding sequence GTGCTCGACGTCAACTTCTTCGACGAACTGCGCATCGGCCTGGCCACCGCCGAAGGCATCCGCCAGTGGTCGCACGGTGAGGTCAAGAAGCCGGAGACCATCAACTACCGCACCCTGAAGCCGGAGAAGGACGGGCTCTTCTGCGAGAAGATCTTCGGTCCGACCCGGGACTGGGAGTGCTACTGCGGCAAGTACAAGCGCGTCCGCTTCAAGGGGATCATCTGCGAGCGCTGCGGCGTCGAGGTCACTCGCGCCAAGGTGCGTCGTGAGCGGATGGGCCACATCGAGCTGGCCGCGCCGGTCACGCACATCTGGTACTTCAAGGGCGTCCCGAGCCGGTTGGGCTACCTGCTCGACCTGGCTCCCAAGGACCTCGAGAAGATCATCTACTTCGCGGCCTACGTGATCACCTCGGTGAACACCGAGCTGCGGCACAACGACATGTCCACGCTCGAGAACGAGATGAGCGTGGAGCGCCGGCGGATCGAGCAGACCCGTGACGCGGACCTCGAGGCCCGCGCCCAGAAGCTCGAGTCCGACATCGCCGAGCTCGAGGCCGAGGGGGCCAAGGGCGACGTCCGCCGCAAGGTCAAGGACGGCGGCGAGCGGGAGATGCGCCAGCTCCGTGACCGGGCCCAGCGCGAGCTGGACCGGCTCGAGGAGATCTGGACGACGTTCACCAAGCTCGACGTCCAGCAGCTCATCGCGGACGAGTCGATCTACCGCGAGCTCTACGACCGCTACGGCGACTACTTCACCGGTGCCATGGGTGCCGAGGCGATCCAGAAGCTGCTGGAGAACTTCGACATCCCGGCCGAGGCCGAGAAGCTGCGCGAGATCATCCGGTCCGGCAAGGGCCAGAAGAAGCTGCGTGCGCTCAAGCGCCTGAAGGTCGTCGCGGCGTTCCAGACCACCGGCAACTCGCCGATGGGCATGGTGCTCGACTGCGTCCCGGTCATCCCGCCGGACCTGCGCCCGATGGTGCAGCTCGACGGTGGCCGGTTCGCGACCTCGGACCTGAACGACCTGTACCGCCGGGTCATCAACCGCAACAACCGCCTCAAGCGACTGATCGACCTCGGCGCGCCCGAGATCATCGTCAACAACGAGAAGCGGATGCTGCAGGAGTCCGTCGACGCGCTGTTCGACAACGGCCGTCGCGGGCGTCCGGTGACCGGGCCGGGCAACCGGCCGCTCAAGTCGCTGTCGGACCTGCTGAAGGGCAAGCAGGGCCGGTTCCGCCAGAACCTGCTCGGCAAGCGCGTCGACTACTCCGGCCGTTCGGTCATCGTCGTCGGCCCGCAGCTGAAGCTGCACCAGTGCGGTCTGCCCAAGCAGATGGCGCTGGAGCTGTTCAAGCCGTTCGTGATGAAGCGCCTGGTGGACCTCAACCACGCGCAGAACATCAAGTCGGCCAAGCGGATGGTCGAGCGCGGCCGCTCGCAGGTGTGGGACGTGCTGGAGGAGGTCATCTCCGAGCACCCCGTGCTGCTGAACCGGGCGCCCACGCTGCACCGTCTCGGCATCCAGGCCTTCGAGCCGCAGCTGGTCGAGGGCAAGGCCATCCAGCTGCACCCGCTGGTCTGCGAGGCGTTCAACGCGGACTTCGACGGTGACCAGATGGCGGTGCACCTGCCGCTGTCGGCCGAGGCGCAGTCCGAGGCCCGCGTGCTGATGCTGTCCTCGAACAACATCCTGTCCCCGGCGTCGGGCCGGCCGCTGGCCATGCCGCGTCTGGACATGGTGACGGGTCTGTTCCACCTGACCCGGCTGCGCGAGGAGGCCCAGGGCGCCGGTAACCACTACGGCTCCTCGGCCGAGGCGATCATGGCCTACGACCGCAAGGTGCTCCACCTGCAGGCGCCGATCAAGATCCGGCTCCCCGACGTCACCCCGACGCCGGGTGCCGCGTCCGAGACGGTGAACGACGAGGGCGTCTGGACGGCCGAGACGACGCTCGGGCGGGTGCTGTTCAACGAGCTGCTCCCGGCGGACTACCCATTCGTCAACGAGCCGCTGCCGAAGAAGCGCCAGGCCACGATCGTCAACGACCTGGCCGAGCGGTACTCGATGACCGAGGTCGCGCAGGTGCTGGACCGGCTCAAGGACGCCGGCTTCTTCTGGGCCACCCGGTCCGGCGTCACCATCTCGATCGCCGACGTCCTCGTGCCGCCGAGCAAGGCGGGCATCCTCGAGAACTACGAGGCGAAGGCCGACCAGGTCAACAAGCGCTACCAGCGTGGTGCCCTGTCGCACCAGGAGCGCAACGACGAGATGGTGAAGATCTGGAGCCAGGCGACCGAGGAGGTCGCCAAGGCGATGGAGGAGAACTTCCCCGAGGACAACCCGATCCCGACGATCGTGCAGTCCGGGGCCGCGGGCAACATGACCCAGATCCGGCAGCTCGCCGGCATGAAGGGTCTGGTCGCGAACCCCAAGGGTGAGTTCATCCCGCGTCCGATCAAGGCCAGCTACCGCGAGGGCCTGACGGTGCTGGAGTACTTCATCTCCACGCACGGCACCCGGAAGGGTCTGGCGGACACCGCGCTGCGGACCGCGGACTCGGGTTACCTGACCCGTCGTCTGGTCGACGTCTCGCAGGACGTCATCGTCCGTGACGTCGACTGCGGGACCGAGCGGGCGATCTCCATGCCGGTCACCGAGGAGACCAGCGACGGGCGGCTCATCCCGCACCGTTACCTGCGTACCTCGGTGTACGCCCGGTCCTCCGCCGAGGAGGTCACCGCGGCCGACGGCAGCGTGATCGTCGGGCGGGGCGACGACCTCGGGGACCAGGCGCTGGACGCGCTGGTCGACGCCGGCGTCAAGCAGATCCGGGTCCGGTCCGCGCTGACCTGCGCGTCGGCCACCGGCATCTGTGGCACCTGCTACGGCCGCTCGATGGCCACCGGTCAGCTGGTGGACGTCGGCGAGGCCGTCGGCATCGTCGCCGCCCAGTCCATCGGTGAGCCGGGTACCCAGCTGACGATGCGGACGTTCAAGCAGGGTGGCGTCGCCGGCGACGACATCACGACCGGTCTGCCGCGTGTCACCGAGCTCTTCGAGGCCCGGGTCCCGCGCGGTAAGGCGCCGATCGCCGACGTCGACGGGCGCATCCGGATCGAGGACGGCGACCGCTTCTGGAAGATCACGCTGATCCCGGACGACGGCAGCGAGGAGATCGCCTACGAGAAGCTGTCCAAGCGGCAGTGGCTCGGGATGACCACCGTCGACGGCGTCGAGCGTCCGCTGGCGGACGGCGACCACGTGACGGTCGGTCAGCTCCTCCTGGAGGGCACGGCGGACCCGCACGAGGTGCTGCGTGTCATGGGCCCGCGCGAGGTGCAGCTGCACCTGGTGCGTGAGGTGCAGAAGGTGTACCGCACGCAGAGCGTGGACATCCACGACAAGCACATCGAGGTCATCGTCCGGCAGATGCTGCGCCGGGTGACGATCATCGACTCCGGCGCGACCGAGTTCCTGCCCGGTGCACTGGCCGAGCGGGGCGAGTTCGAGTCGGAGAACCGCCGGGTCGTCGCCGAGGGGAACGAGCCGGCCTCGGGCCGTCCGGTCCTCATGGGGATCACCAAGGCCTCGCTGGCGACGGAGTCGTGGCTGTCCGCGGCCTCGTTCCAGGAGACCACCCGGATCCTCACCGATGCCGCGATCAACGGAAAGCGCGACAAGCTCGTCGGGCTCAAGGAGAACGTGATCATCGGTAAGCTGATCCCGGCGGGTACCGGCATCAACCGGTACCGGAACATCCAGGTCCAGCCGACCGAGGAGGCCCGCGCGGCCGCCTACGCCCTGCCGAGCTACGACGACGGCTACTACAGCCCCGACGTGTTCGGCACGGGTACCGGTGCCGCGGTGCCGCTGGACGACTACGACTTCGGGCGCGACTACCGGTAG
- a CDS encoding endonuclease domain-containing protein, whose amino-acid sequence MRGVRNVLDALTWADARSGSPQETRLRLLLVHGGLPRPVPQHPVVDDREQLYWLDLAYPDARVGVEYDGGDHFATPTAARADAHRHTRLAALGWRVLRYTATDLRDAPDRVLAEVRRALGGPVRPVRTA is encoded by the coding sequence GTGCGCGGCGTACGGAACGTGCTCGACGCGCTCACCTGGGCCGACGCCCGCTCCGGATCTCCGCAGGAGACGCGGCTGCGCCTGCTCCTGGTCCACGGCGGGCTGCCCCGGCCGGTCCCCCAGCACCCCGTCGTCGACGACCGGGAGCAGCTGTACTGGCTGGACCTGGCCTACCCGGACGCGCGCGTCGGCGTCGAGTACGACGGCGGCGACCACTTCGCGACACCGACCGCGGCCCGGGCCGACGCACACCGGCACACGAGACTCGCCGCCCTCGGCTGGCGGGTGCTCCGCTACACGGCCACGGACCTGCGCGACGCACCGGACCGGGTCCTCGCCGAGGTGCGGCGCGCGCTCGGCGGACCGGTCCGCCCGGTGCGCACGGCCTGA
- a CDS encoding type IV toxin-antitoxin system AbiEi family antitoxin, with protein sequence MTVRGRAEVFRGADAVAAGLVTRDRLRGPGYVRLLPDTYARVRDREPDLGLRSRAASVWAGPGSVLCGYSAAELLGRSCAPPSAPAEVVVPGRAAPRTRADAVVRRETLRPAEVTEVDGVRVTTPLRTAFDLARRVPGSEGVVAVDALARAPSTRTCC encoded by the coding sequence ATGACGGTGCGCGGACGGGCCGAGGTGTTCCGGGGAGCCGACGCGGTGGCGGCGGGGCTCGTGACCCGGGACCGGCTGCGTGGGCCGGGGTACGTCCGGTTGCTGCCCGACACCTACGCCCGGGTCCGTGACCGTGAGCCCGATCTGGGGCTGCGGTCCCGCGCCGCGAGCGTGTGGGCCGGGCCCGGGTCCGTGCTCTGCGGGTACTCGGCGGCGGAGCTGCTCGGACGGTCGTGTGCGCCGCCGTCCGCGCCGGCCGAGGTCGTCGTACCCGGGCGGGCCGCGCCCCGGACCAGGGCCGACGCCGTCGTCCGGCGGGAGACGCTGCGTCCCGCGGAGGTCACCGAGGTCGATGGGGTGCGGGTCACGACCCCGCTGCGGACGGCGTTCGACCTCGCGCGCCGGGTGCCGGGTTCCGAGGGGGTCGTGGCGGTCGACGCGCTGGCCCGGGCGCCTTCCACCCGGACCTGTTGCTGA
- a CDS encoding alpha/beta hydrolase: MHLPTAVNRLATRALVAPLLAPTLPRPVRRAGLDLIGAAIPAPRGTRRARGELGGVRTSVVAPPGALAPHRVLYLHGGGYVVGSSASHGPLLAGLAHATGTAVFAPHYRLAPEHPFPAALEDALAAWRALRATGRPAGHIAVAGDSAGGGLTTALLLRLRETGEDLPGAVGLISPWLDLSCTADALSRNAASDAMLDPSWLPSAAADYAPGTLADAPELRPLEADLSGLPPLHVVAGAEEILVDDADVLVERAERAGVRVRYQRTAGMWHAFPTFAGMLAEADDALRVLGAGLRADCTS, encoded by the coding sequence ATGCATCTGCCGACGGCCGTCAACCGGCTCGCCACGCGCGCGCTCGTCGCACCACTGCTGGCGCCGACCCTACCCCGGCCGGTCCGGCGGGCCGGCCTCGACCTCATCGGCGCGGCGATCCCGGCGCCCCGGGGGACCCGCCGGGCCCGCGGCGAGCTCGGCGGCGTGCGGACCTCCGTCGTCGCCCCGCCCGGCGCACTGGCCCCGCACCGGGTGCTGTACCTGCACGGCGGGGGCTACGTCGTCGGCTCCTCGGCGTCGCACGGCCCGCTGCTGGCGGGGCTCGCGCACGCCACCGGGACCGCGGTGTTCGCCCCGCACTACCGGCTGGCGCCCGAACACCCCTTCCCCGCCGCTCTCGAGGACGCGCTGGCGGCCTGGCGGGCCCTGCGCGCCACCGGCCGGCCGGCCGGGCACATCGCGGTGGCCGGTGACTCGGCGGGCGGTGGGCTGACGACGGCCCTGCTCCTGCGCCTGCGCGAGACCGGCGAGGACCTCCCCGGAGCGGTCGGGCTGATCTCCCCGTGGCTGGACCTGAGCTGTACCGCGGACGCGCTGTCCCGCAACGCCGCGAGCGACGCGATGCTGGACCCGTCCTGGCTGCCGTCGGCGGCCGCGGACTACGCGCCGGGCACGCTCGCCGACGCCCCCGAGCTGCGCCCGCTCGAGGCCGACCTGTCCGGGCTGCCGCCGCTGCACGTCGTCGCGGGGGCCGAGGAGATCCTCGTCGACGACGCCGACGTCCTGGTGGAACGGGCCGAGCGGGCCGGGGTCCGGGTCCGCTACCAGCGCACCGCGGGGATGTGGCACGCGTTCCCCACGTTCGCCGGGATGCTCGCCGAGGCCGACGACGCGCTGCGGGTCCTGGGCGCCGGGCTGCGCGCGGACTGCACGTCCTGA
- the rpsL gene encoding 30S ribosomal protein S12, producing the protein MPTIQQLVRKGREDKVTKTKTAALKGSPQRRGVCTRVYTTTPKKPNSALRKVARVRLSSGIEVTAYIPGEGHNLQEHSIVLVRGGRVKDLPGVRYKVIRGSLDTQGVKNRKQSRSRYGAKKEKS; encoded by the coding sequence ATGCCCACGATCCAGCAGCTGGTCCGCAAGGGCCGCGAGGACAAGGTCACCAAGACCAAGACCGCCGCGCTGAAGGGGAGCCCCCAGCGCCGTGGGGTCTGCACCCGCGTGTACACGACCACGCCGAAGAAGCCGAACTCGGCGCTGCGCAAGGTCGCGCGTGTGCGGCTCTCCAGCGGCATCGAGGTCACCGCGTACATCCCCGGTGAGGGTCACAACCTGCAGGAGCACAGCATCGTGCTGGTGCGCGGCGGGCGTGTGAAGGACCTCCCGGGTGTGCGGTACAAGGTGATCCGCGGATCGCTGGACACCCAGGGTGTCAAGAACCGCAAGCAGTCCCGCAGCCGCTACGGCGCGAAGAAGGAGAAGAGCTGA